The region AGGTGGCGGCCATGTAACTCCAGACCAGTCGGACGCCGAGGATGAAAAGCGCGGCATGGGCAAGGTGATAGAAAAGGCGGTCATTGATGCGCTGATTGAGCCATTTGCCCAGCAACACCCCCACCGGGATAACCGGGATCAGAAGAGTGGAAAGAATGATCGTTGCAGGCGTGAACAGCCCGAGATCAAAGAAAAAGGGAAGTTTGGCAATATTGATTGTCAAGAAATACCAGGCGCTTGTGCCCACCACCAGATAGCGATGAAGCCGCATGGGAAGAAGAAAAACCTGCATCGGGATGCCGCCAGTGAGCGAGATAAAGGAAGAGAAGCCTGAAAGACTGCACCAGATGCCGGCACGGGAGACAAGACGGCTTCGGACCACGCGCTTTTCCCTGAACGGATGCGCGGTCACAAGAGGGTATTTCCACCTCACCCAGTATCTGGTGCCGGTGATCAGCGCAACCAGCCCGATCAGCATTTTCAGCATGGCATCATCGATGAAACTGATGAGCAGATAGCCCAGCATCTGACCGATTATGGCGAACAGAACCATCCAGAAAAGCAGTCGCCAGTAGCAGTAGCCACGCCAGATCCAGATCGTCCAGATATCGGTCAAGAGATAGAGAGGCAAGAGAAGGGCAAGCGTTTCCCGGGGTGGCAGGACCGTCAGCATCAGCGGCGCCGAAAGCGACGCCACCGCGCCACCAAAACCGGATTTGGCTATCGCCATGAGCAGTACCGAGGCGATCGCGACCCCCCAGAAGATCAGCGCGGGAACTTCAACGAAATCAGGTGGGGAAAGATATGATGCGAGAAATTCGGCAAACATGGCCCGGAAACATTAAACTGGAAACATTCAACTGGAAACATTCAACTGGAAACGTGCGAACTGGGAACACGTAGATGGGTGTTCGCCGAAAATACTTATACCCTATCTTTGGGGATGCGGCGAAAGAAGTATAGTAAAAAATACCAGGGATGTTGGCGGAGACGGAACAGATCACGCCACCGGCCCGCACACCTTGCTTGACCTTGTGCAAAATTGCGGGCGTAATGAGAATGCCTACAGCGCAATTTTACCAGATGTCATCATGAGCGACACAAAGACATTTCTCACAAGTGCCCATTGGGGAAGCTACCGGGCGGTAACGGCGTCCGGCCAGCTGAAAAGCATGGTACCGTTCGATCAGGATGGAGACCCGTCCCCGATCGGCCAGGGGATTGTCGATGTCATTGAGGGCGCGTCACGCATTACCAAACCCATGGTCCGCCGCAGCTGGCTTGACGGCAAAAGAGGCGAGAACACCGACCGGCGCGGCCATGATGCTTTTGTTGCGCTCGATTGGGGTGAGGCGATCGCCCTTGCCGGGGATGAGCTGAGCCGGGTTATCAGCCAGTATGGAAATTCGGCCATCTATGCCGGCTCCTACGGCTGGGCAAGCGCCGGCAGATTTCATCACGCCCAAGGGCAGATCCACCGGTTTCTCAATGCGATCGGGGGGTATACGCGTTCGGTCAACACCTACAGTTTTGCCGCCGCGGAAGTCATTTTTCCTCATGTCCTCGGGGATTTTCGTTCCTATCTCTATCAGCAGACAAGCTGGGCGTCGATCATCGAGCATTGTGATCTCTTTGTCGCTTTTGGCGGCATCCCGCTCAAGAACGCGCAGATCGGGCAGGGGGGAATAGGAGAGCACCGGCAGAAACAGTGGATGCTGAAGGCGCATGAAAACGGGGTCGAATTCGTGAATGTTTCCCCGATGAAAAGCGATCTTCTTGAAGATGTGTCTGCGGACTGGATGCCTGTTCGGCCCAACAGCGATGTGGCGATGATGCTCGCGCTCTGCTATGTGCTGATCGAAGAAGATCTTCATGACCGGAGATTTCTTGATCGCTATACCACCGGATTCGAAAAGGTTGAAGCCTATCTCATGGGGGAGGCTGACGGGGTGAGAAAAGCACCTCAATGGGCGGCAGAGATCTGT is a window of Alphaproteobacteria bacterium LSUCC0684 DNA encoding:
- a CDS encoding sulfite exporter TauE/SafE family protein; this encodes MFAEFLASYLSPPDFVEVPALIFWGVAIASVLLMAIAKSGFGGAVASLSAPLMLTVLPPRETLALLLPLYLLTDIWTIWIWRGYCYWRLLFWMVLFAIIGQMLGYLLISFIDDAMLKMLIGLVALITGTRYWVRWKYPLVTAHPFREKRVVRSRLVSRAGIWCSLSGFSSFISLTGGIPMQVFLLPMRLHRYLVVGTSAWYFLTINIAKLPFFFDLGLFTPATIILSTLLIPVIPVGVLLGKWLNQRINDRLFYHLAHAALFILGVRLVWSYMAAT